A single window of Fervidicoccus fontis Kam940 DNA harbors:
- a CDS encoding glycosyltransferase family 4 protein, whose amino-acid sequence MKIAVIHDSLNNGGGAERLAVYMAKTLSESGYDVYLVTMEKTNWLRLRGIMGDDVESYFKGEVIIPYLKLPLSLYDRFNAWLIRDIVAFSLKVRSRYDLTIVTKQYGIPILADIAYIHFPDFYPGVESLYYPERYVKNTFLRIYSMPYRLILKALLELYKVIDYRPLILTNSSFSKAVIERWLRTPAIVLYPPVNVEKYLKYSSNKQRDNLVVSIGRIERAKGLHVIPYVAKETSGIKYAIVGLVSDHKYLAEINELIKKLNVEDKVKILNNLNEDKKLKILSRAKVYFHPMKYEHFGISIIEAMAAGLVPVVNRMSGSWSDIIKFGKYGLGCDGQDDCANMITYAVNKYDQLSKIATMRVRYFNYERFKDNLTRILKKFS is encoded by the coding sequence ATGAAGATAGCTGTCATACATGATTCATTGAATAATGGTGGAGGTGCTGAGAGACTCGCTGTTTATATGGCTAAGACTCTTAGTGAGTCTGGTTATGATGTTTATCTTGTGACAATGGAGAAGACGAACTGGCTTAGGTTAAGGGGAATTATGGGGGATGATGTGGAAAGTTACTTTAAAGGTGAAGTAATTATACCTTACTTGAAACTCCCTCTTTCACTATATGATAGGTTTAATGCATGGCTTATTAGGGATATAGTAGCCTTCTCCTTAAAGGTAAGGAGTCGTTATGATTTAACCATAGTAACTAAACAATATGGTATACCAATACTCGCGGATATAGCCTATATTCATTTCCCTGACTTTTACCCAGGGGTGGAGTCGCTGTATTATCCTGAGAGATACGTTAAAAATACGTTCCTGAGAATATACTCCATGCCATATAGGCTAATTTTAAAGGCATTGCTTGAGCTATATAAAGTGATAGATTATAGGCCCTTAATACTCACTAATTCATCATTTAGTAAAGCCGTGATTGAAAGATGGTTAAGGACGCCAGCCATAGTACTTTACCCGCCTGTAAATGTGGAAAAATACCTTAAATATTCCAGCAATAAGCAAAGGGATAATTTAGTGGTTAGTATAGGCAGGATTGAGAGAGCTAAAGGGCTTCATGTAATACCCTACGTAGCTAAGGAGACCTCAGGAATCAAATATGCAATAGTCGGTCTAGTAAGTGACCATAAGTACTTAGCCGAGATTAATGAATTAATTAAAAAACTCAACGTGGAAGATAAAGTTAAAATACTTAATAATTTGAACGAGGATAAGAAGCTTAAAATATTATCAAGAGCTAAAGTGTATTTTCATCCAATGAAGTATGAACATTTCGGTATATCTATAATTGAAGCCATGGCTGCTGGATTAGTTCCAGTGGTAAATAGGATGAGTGGGTCATGGAGTGATATTATAAAATTTGGCAAGTATGGATTAGGTTGTGACGGCCAGGATGATTGCGCTAATATGATTACCTACGCAGTAAATAAGTATGACCAATTATCTAAAATAGCTACTATGCGTGTACGATACTTCAATTATGAACGGTTCAAAGACAATTTAACAAGAATACTTAAAAAATTTTCTTAA